The following proteins are co-located in the Paraphotobacterium marinum genome:
- a CDS encoding type II toxin -antitoxin system TacA 1-like antitoxin, with protein sequence MKVKAKNFEHKSIILKDDMFDTFMFACNHPKRPNEALLDALKRTKKEDYL encoded by the coding sequence ATGAAAGTAAAAGCTAAAAATTTTGAACATAAAAGCATCATTTTAAAAGATGACATGTTTGATACATTCATGTTTGCTTGTAACCATCCTAAACGTCCTAATGAAGCTTTGCTTGATGCTTTAAAACGGACAAAAAAAGAAGATTATTTATAA
- a CDS encoding type I restriction-modification system subunit M, translating into MANTENIKKNSDLIWDIANLLRGPYLPPQYRRVMIPLTVLRRLDCVLEADVDKVKAEYNKLFKQYKYYDNHTEIIEKIIFKKFKHKFFNTSGFTFKRLIGDPDYLASNLNMYIAGFSTKAREILEKFRFDQEIERLEEANRLFKVVNTIADVDFHPNKIKSLEMGYIFEDLVRRFNEQANQEAGDHFTPREVVRLIVNLLFTGEEAIHTAGNLIKIYDPACGTGGILSESEKEIIAQNDKARVQLFGQEYNPESYAICGSDLMIKGEEADNIAFGDTLGIGIRRDDRVDGDGHPGLKFDYMAANPPFGVEWKPEKDYVTHEHKKLGFNGRFGAGLPRINDGALLFLQHMMSKMQNPPPQYPLHREGEEAENGSRIAIVFNGSPLFTGDAGSGESNIRRYIIENDMLEAVVALPDQLFYNTGIYTYIWIVTNRKSDGSNNTNDRRGKVQLINGTDFAWKMKKSLGDKRKKIGEGPSDSNKNEPDHIGMLTQIYADFKNEEKLSLADINTNVELPKKKIRDMNRTVTVSKVFNNQDFGYLKITVERPLRLNFTVDQERINAFKETAYFKGLATSKKRKSIAAMDLEVAEGKVKQAELIFVLESLLPDFINADLVKNRDVFEAQIKPAFVDADIKFDASLKKALLAPGSLGEKDPTAEKCTNNKGEFETDRDLSDTENVPLPKDISLPLPLGYENKGKVDNSQLLALVEQHCEAYLAEEVLPYRPDAWIDHSKTKLGYEIPFNRHFYTYEPPRELTEIEADIKNLEQEIMDMLAEVV; encoded by the coding sequence ATGGCTAATACAGAAAACATAAAAAAGAATTCAGACCTCATATGGGATATTGCTAACTTATTGCGTGGACCATATTTACCTCCTCAATACCGTCGTGTGATGATTCCACTTACGGTTCTTCGTCGTCTCGATTGTGTACTTGAGGCAGATGTCGACAAAGTAAAGGCAGAATACAATAAGCTCTTTAAGCAATATAAATATTATGACAATCATACTGAAATTATTGAAAAAATAATATTCAAAAAGTTTAAGCATAAATTCTTTAATACCAGTGGATTTACCTTTAAAAGACTCATAGGTGATCCTGACTATCTTGCGTCAAACCTTAATATGTATATTGCTGGCTTTTCAACAAAAGCAAGAGAGATATTAGAGAAATTCCGTTTTGATCAAGAAATTGAACGATTAGAAGAAGCTAACCGACTATTTAAAGTAGTCAATACGATTGCAGACGTAGACTTTCACCCTAATAAAATTAAATCATTAGAGATGGGTTATATCTTTGAAGACTTGGTAAGACGATTTAATGAGCAAGCGAATCAAGAGGCGGGAGATCACTTTACTCCACGTGAAGTTGTTAGGCTAATCGTTAACTTACTTTTCACAGGTGAAGAGGCTATCCACACTGCTGGCAACCTTATCAAAATCTACGATCCAGCATGCGGGACCGGAGGAATATTATCCGAGTCTGAAAAAGAGATTATTGCTCAAAACGATAAAGCTAGAGTGCAATTATTTGGTCAAGAGTATAACCCCGAGTCTTATGCCATTTGTGGGTCAGATTTAATGATCAAAGGTGAAGAAGCTGACAACATTGCTTTTGGAGACACTTTAGGCATAGGTATTAGACGAGATGATCGAGTTGATGGTGATGGTCACCCAGGCTTAAAATTTGATTACATGGCTGCAAACCCGCCGTTCGGTGTGGAATGGAAACCTGAAAAAGATTACGTTACTCATGAGCATAAAAAGTTGGGCTTTAATGGCCGCTTCGGAGCAGGATTGCCACGGATAAATGATGGTGCATTGTTATTCTTACAACACATGATGTCAAAAATGCAAAACCCACCCCCTCAATATCCACTTCACCGAGAAGGTGAGGAAGCAGAAAATGGTTCACGTATTGCCATCGTATTTAATGGCTCGCCCTTATTCACAGGTGATGCTGGTAGTGGCGAAAGCAACATACGTCGTTATATTATTGAAAATGATATGCTAGAAGCTGTCGTCGCATTGCCTGATCAACTGTTTTATAATACAGGCATTTACACCTATATCTGGATTGTCACTAACCGAAAATCAGACGGTAGCAACAATACTAATGATAGACGTGGCAAAGTACAATTAATCAACGGCACTGACTTCGCCTGGAAAATGAAAAAATCACTGGGGGATAAACGTAAAAAAATTGGTGAAGGGCCGTCGGATAGCAATAAAAATGAACCTGACCATATAGGAATGTTAACGCAAATTTATGCTGATTTTAAAAATGAAGAAAAGCTTTCATTAGCAGATATAAATACCAATGTAGAATTACCGAAAAAGAAAATACGTGACATGAACAGAACTGTCACTGTTAGTAAGGTATTTAATAATCAAGACTTTGGCTATCTAAAAATTACAGTTGAACGTCCACTTCGTCTTAACTTCACCGTTGACCAAGAACGTATAAATGCGTTTAAAGAGACTGCTTATTTTAAAGGTTTGGCGACAAGTAAAAAGCGTAAAAGCATAGCAGCAATGGACTTGGAAGTTGCAGAAGGTAAAGTTAAACAAGCAGAGTTAATTTTTGTACTTGAGTCCTTACTACCTGACTTTATAAACGCTGATCTTGTTAAAAATCGTGATGTATTTGAAGCGCAAATTAAGCCAGCTTTTGTTGATGCTGATATTAAATTTGATGCTTCTCTTAAAAAAGCTTTGCTAGCTCCAGGCAGTCTAGGTGAAAAAGACCCAACGGCCGAAAAATGTACCAATAACAAAGGTGAGTTTGAGACTGATCGTGACTTAAGTGATACCGAAAATGTACCTTTACCTAAAGACATCTCCTTACCTTTGCCACTTGGTTATGAAAATAAAGGTAAAGTCGATAATTCTCAATTACTTGCTTTAGTCGAGCAACACTGTGAAGCATACCTAGCAGAAGAAGTATTACCATATCGTCCTGATGCTTGGATTGACCACAGCAAAACTAAGTTAGGTTATGAAATTCCCTTTAATCGTCATTTTTACACATACGAACCTCCACGAGAGCTGACAGAAATTGAAGCCGACATAAAAAATCTTGAGCAGGAAATTATGGATATGCTTGCGGAGGTGGTTTAA
- a CDS encoding restriction endonuclease: protein MIPNYQKFMRPFLEIAEAANGNEVKLRDVINKLAIKFELTDQQKEEKLPSGKQSIFDNRVGWARTYLTKAGLLEVTRRAHFIITERGVRALQDKNAIIDNKYLKQFDEFIAFKDQKKINTDIAIETRQDDDDITPDEAFRAAYKKINDALAQDILERTRKVTPVFFEDLLIELLLAMGYGGTGEGAAHALGKSGDNGIDGVIDQDPLGVDQIYIQAKRYAEGNNVGAVDIRDFFGALNLKKAHKGIFITTSNFTSSAKQTAQDLGTRIVLINGQELANLMLRYNIGSRDEEVLHLKKIDEEFFEA from the coding sequence GTGATACCTAATTACCAAAAATTTATGCGTCCTTTTCTTGAGATTGCAGAAGCTGCGAATGGAAACGAAGTAAAACTTCGTGATGTTATTAATAAGCTTGCAATCAAGTTTGAGTTAACCGATCAACAAAAAGAAGAAAAGCTACCAAGCGGTAAACAAAGTATTTTCGATAATCGAGTAGGCTGGGCACGTACTTACTTAACTAAAGCAGGTTTATTAGAGGTTACGAGACGTGCGCATTTTATTATTACTGAACGAGGCGTAAGAGCGCTTCAGGATAAAAATGCTATTATTGATAACAAGTACCTAAAGCAATTTGATGAATTTATTGCATTTAAAGACCAGAAAAAGATAAACACTGACATCGCGATAGAAACCCGCCAAGATGATGACGATATCACGCCTGATGAGGCATTTCGTGCTGCTTACAAAAAAATTAACGATGCGTTAGCACAAGATATTCTTGAGCGCACCCGCAAGGTTACCCCTGTCTTTTTTGAAGACTTACTGATTGAGCTTTTATTAGCCATGGGTTACGGCGGCACGGGCGAAGGAGCTGCCCATGCTTTAGGTAAATCTGGTGATAACGGAATTGATGGTGTTATAGATCAAGATCCTTTAGGTGTTGATCAGATATACATACAAGCTAAACGTTATGCCGAAGGCAATAATGTTGGTGCTGTTGATATTCGTGACTTCTTTGGTGCATTAAATTTAAAAAAAGCACATAAAGGTATCTTTATCACAACCTCTAACTTCACTTCTTCAGCTAAACAAACAGCTCAAGACTTAGGGACTCGTATAGTACTTATCAATGGACAAGAATTAGCAAATCTCATGCTGAGATATAACATCGGTAGTAGAGATGAAGAGGTATTACACCTGAAGAAAATAGACGAAGAATTTTTTGAAGCTTGA
- a CDS encoding DUF4268 domain-containing protein, protein MFKIDREANKVTPITQKTFSELNFKERQHLQEWIAKHPSILGEDLLIIQKEFSGFDDTNERLDLLALDKNGQLVIIENKLDDSGRDVLWQAIKYASYCVNMNKSDILDIFQKYLNQYNAQSSAEELILNFLDKSDIEEVSLNTGNSQRIILVAAHFRKEVTSSALWLLTHGIDFQCIQVKPYQMNDELILKVDQIIPTPESKDLMIGINQKEIDQRKTQKHLQNKGKEFFDFWTLVLSDFQKQTNADIFKSIRPQPRDYLVYASSLSACNYRIRANGRKTATEFYLDRLSQDENKQIFDYLYQNKADIEKQIQWSVNWERMDDFKAAKITLLFDKTIEKKESWDEISSWMVAHMTQLERVIDPYILQIKKEFKL, encoded by the coding sequence ATGTTTAAGATTGACAGGGAAGCAAACAAAGTTACACCCATTACGCAAAAAACATTTTCAGAGCTAAATTTTAAAGAAAGACAACACTTACAGGAGTGGATTGCAAAACATCCATCCATTCTTGGAGAAGATTTACTCATTATTCAAAAAGAGTTCTCTGGCTTTGATGATACTAATGAAAGATTAGATTTATTGGCCCTAGATAAAAATGGCCAACTGGTCATTATCGAAAATAAATTAGATGATTCTGGACGAGACGTTCTATGGCAAGCCATCAAGTATGCTTCTTATTGCGTCAATATGAATAAATCAGATATTTTAGATATCTTTCAAAAATATTTAAACCAATATAATGCACAAAGTTCAGCCGAAGAATTAATTCTAAACTTTCTTGATAAAAGTGACATTGAAGAAGTGTCTCTAAATACAGGAAATAGCCAACGTATTATTTTAGTAGCAGCACACTTTCGTAAAGAGGTTACTAGCTCTGCATTATGGCTATTAACGCATGGTATTGATTTTCAGTGTATTCAAGTAAAGCCATATCAAATGAATGATGAATTAATTTTAAAAGTGGACCAAATTATTCCAACGCCTGAATCTAAAGATTTAATGATTGGGATTAATCAAAAAGAAATCGATCAAAGAAAAACACAAAAACATCTTCAAAATAAAGGCAAAGAATTTTTCGATTTTTGGACGCTTGTTTTAAGTGACTTTCAGAAACAAACAAATGCAGATATTTTTAAATCCATTCGCCCGCAGCCGAGAGATTATTTGGTCTATGCATCCTCTTTATCAGCATGTAACTATCGAATTCGTGCAAACGGTAGAAAAACAGCAACCGAGTTTTATTTAGACCGCTTATCTCAAGATGAAAACAAGCAAATTTTTGATTACTTGTATCAAAATAAAGCTGATATTGAAAAACAAATTCAATGGAGTGTCAACTGGGAGCGCATGGATGATTTTAAAGCCGCAAAAATAACTCTTTTATTCGACAAAACCATAGAAAAAAAAGAAAGCTGGGATGAGATATCTTCATGGATGGTCGCTCATATGACTCAACTTGAACGCGTAATAGATCCGTACATATTACAAATAAAAAAAGAGTTCAAATTATAG
- a CDS encoding aspartate/glutamate racemase family protein, with product MKDKVIGILAGMGPMSTAPFVDILMKEWQLKFNAQNDMDYPHVLIYSLPTPFYINKPIDHKLMQAAIEKGLTQLESYGVDFIAMPCNTAHQYYDALQESLDIKLLHIVEATCQRIPDSIQSIALLATESTMESGIYQNFLKERDRTILCDSKLQTISNQLINSVKRNECPQVVEEHIKNLKAWIQKHNVEAVIIGCTDISQVVTEALSDNILVIDSSKCLAQSIIDEYRK from the coding sequence ATGAAAGATAAGGTCATTGGAATTTTAGCAGGCATGGGACCTATGTCTACAGCACCATTTGTCGATATCTTGATGAAAGAGTGGCAACTTAAGTTTAACGCCCAAAATGATATGGATTATCCACATGTACTAATTTATTCACTGCCGACACCTTTTTATATCAATAAACCGATAGACCATAAATTGATGCAAGCTGCGATTGAAAAAGGCTTAACGCAACTTGAATCTTATGGCGTTGATTTTATTGCTATGCCTTGTAACACAGCGCATCAATATTATGATGCTTTGCAAGAATCTTTAGATATTAAACTGCTGCATATTGTAGAAGCAACCTGTCAACGCATTCCCGATTCTATTCAATCCATAGCGCTACTTGCGACAGAATCCACTATGGAGTCCGGTATTTACCAAAACTTCCTAAAAGAAAGAGATAGAACCATACTTTGTGATTCAAAGTTACAAACTATTTCCAATCAATTAATTAATAGTGTCAAAAGAAATGAGTGCCCTCAGGTCGTAGAAGAACATATTAAAAATTTAAAAGCATGGATTCAAAAACATAATGTCGAAGCTGTGATTATAGGATGCACCGATATCAGTCAAGTCGTAACAGAAGCTTTATCAGACAATATACTTGTGATTGATTCATCAAAATGTCTTGCGCAGTCAATTATTGATGAATATAGAAAATAA
- a CDS encoding type I restriction endonuclease subunit R codes for MKNTKEEHFEDAIEYHLTKNDIYIKGDSKDFNPELCLEKDRLINFIKDTQLKTWQALEVIHGDETNNVLIADLRKHINTKGMLSVIRNGFKCFGKKFKVAYFFPNNHLNDDTLALYNKNELSVTRQLYFSNKDNKSLDMAIFLNGLPIVTLELKNKFTNQSTEHSKKQYKNDRDPNEPIFQFKKGALVHFAVDTDLAFMTTRLSGKKTFFLPFNLGFNDGAGNPPAEDGGYRTAYLWRDVLQSDSLLDILNRFMHLQVEEKKILKDGVLKKIKKETMIFPRYHQLDVVRKLIDHSKTNGAGKNYLVQHSAGSGKSNSIAWLAHRLSSLHTEKDEKIFHSVIVVTDRKVLDQQLQDTIYQFDHKQGVVEKIDEDTRQLVKALSGGTPIVITTVQKFPFVSETLEKLNEEHGEGSIELSTKGKRYAVIVDEAHSSQSGETAMDMKYVLNKDGVEEKAAQYIADNEEDDEDEVIRTMLRRGKQDNLSFFAFTATPKYKTLKIFDEPNSRTGLAPFHNYTMRQAIEEKFILDVLANYTTYKTYYQITQTAEEDTHVERKKAARALARFLTLHEYNIAQKTEVMIEHFRAHVRHKIGQRAKAMVVTDSRLHAVRYKKAFDDYIEKKGYTDVRSLVAFSGTVEDPEVPGVNYTEIGMNDGIAEKSLPEEFETDDYKVLLVAEKYQTGFDQPLLHTMYVDRKLSGIQAVQTLSRLNRTTAGKEDTFVLDFRNEPEEIFAAFKPFYQVTRAEELTDPHHLYRLQNQIDEHQVIHNNEINDFCAIYFAPKRKESVHDHAKMNGVIDLAVERYVELAEESQADFKGLLVNFRNMYSFLSQVMPYQDTDLEKLYTYLRYLLNKLPRDVSGPGYKVDGDVELEYYRLQKISEGSINLESGNADDLGGPSDVGTGTSTKEEVPLSELVRVFNERFGTDFTEADRLFFEQIEEEAFESEDLKEAASANSFNDFSSILSKVFENILIDRMEGNEEIFERLMGDADIRNIAINKIAKSLYNRFRKK; via the coding sequence ATGAAAAATACTAAAGAAGAACATTTTGAAGATGCGATTGAATATCACCTAACTAAAAATGATATATACATTAAAGGTGATTCAAAAGATTTTAATCCTGAATTATGTCTTGAAAAAGATCGTTTAATCAATTTTATCAAAGATACTCAGCTAAAAACTTGGCAAGCCCTTGAAGTGATTCATGGTGATGAAACGAATAACGTGCTTATTGCTGATCTTCGTAAGCATATCAACACGAAAGGAATGCTAAGTGTTATTCGAAATGGCTTTAAATGCTTTGGTAAAAAATTCAAGGTCGCTTACTTTTTTCCTAATAATCATTTAAACGACGATACGCTTGCTCTTTATAATAAGAATGAATTGTCTGTTACTCGCCAATTATACTTTTCTAACAAAGACAACAAATCACTGGATATGGCAATATTTTTAAATGGCTTACCTATTGTTACTTTAGAATTAAAAAATAAATTTACAAACCAATCTACTGAACATTCTAAAAAACAGTATAAGAATGATAGAGACCCTAACGAGCCAATTTTTCAATTCAAAAAAGGGGCGTTGGTACATTTTGCTGTTGATACTGATTTAGCTTTTATGACGACAAGACTAAGCGGTAAAAAAACCTTTTTCTTGCCCTTTAATTTGGGTTTTAATGATGGTGCTGGAAATCCTCCTGCAGAAGATGGTGGTTACCGAACTGCATACCTGTGGCGTGATGTACTTCAAAGTGACAGCCTATTAGATATTCTCAATCGCTTTATGCATTTGCAGGTTGAAGAAAAAAAGATACTTAAAGATGGTGTATTAAAGAAAATAAAAAAAGAAACCATGATTTTCCCGCGCTATCATCAATTAGATGTTGTGCGTAAGTTAATTGACCATTCGAAAACTAACGGTGCAGGTAAAAACTACTTAGTACAACATTCAGCTGGATCAGGTAAATCAAATTCAATTGCATGGTTGGCACATCGTTTATCAAGTTTGCATACTGAGAAAGACGAGAAAATATTTCACTCGGTTATTGTGGTGACTGATCGAAAAGTGCTTGACCAACAACTACAAGATACGATTTATCAGTTTGACCACAAACAAGGCGTCGTTGAAAAAATTGATGAAGACACGCGCCAGCTAGTAAAAGCATTATCAGGTGGTACTCCTATAGTCATTACCACAGTACAAAAATTTCCATTCGTTTCTGAAACACTTGAAAAGTTGAATGAAGAACATGGCGAAGGCTCTATTGAATTAAGCACCAAAGGAAAACGTTACGCTGTAATTGTTGACGAAGCTCATAGTTCTCAGTCTGGTGAGACAGCTATGGATATGAAGTATGTGCTCAATAAAGATGGTGTTGAAGAAAAGGCAGCTCAATATATTGCTGACAATGAAGAAGACGACGAGGACGAAGTGATCCGCACTATGCTTCGCCGTGGCAAGCAAGACAATTTAAGCTTCTTCGCATTCACTGCAACGCCAAAGTACAAAACATTAAAAATATTTGATGAGCCTAATAGTAGGACAGGTCTAGCACCATTTCACAATTACACAATGCGTCAGGCAATCGAAGAGAAGTTTATACTCGATGTATTAGCCAATTACACCACCTATAAAACGTACTACCAAATTACTCAAACCGCAGAAGAAGATACTCATGTTGAACGCAAGAAAGCTGCTCGTGCGCTTGCTCGCTTTTTAACACTTCATGAATACAATATTGCACAAAAAACTGAAGTAATGATTGAGCACTTTAGGGCGCATGTTCGTCATAAAATAGGGCAACGCGCTAAAGCTATGGTAGTAACAGACTCTCGCTTGCATGCGGTGCGCTATAAGAAGGCCTTCGATGACTATATTGAAAAGAAAGGTTATACCGATGTACGTAGCTTAGTTGCCTTTTCAGGTACAGTAGAAGATCCTGAAGTGCCAGGCGTAAATTATACTGAAATAGGCATGAATGATGGTATTGCTGAAAAATCCTTGCCAGAAGAGTTTGAGACCGATGATTACAAAGTACTGTTAGTTGCTGAAAAGTACCAAACAGGCTTTGATCAACCTTTGTTACATACAATGTATGTTGATAGAAAATTATCAGGTATACAAGCCGTACAGACGCTTTCACGCCTGAATAGAACAACAGCAGGTAAAGAAGATACTTTTGTTTTGGACTTTAGAAATGAGCCAGAAGAAATTTTTGCAGCATTTAAACCTTTTTATCAAGTAACTCGTGCCGAAGAGTTAACAGATCCACACCACCTTTATCGCTTGCAAAACCAAATAGATGAACACCAAGTTATTCATAACAATGAGATTAATGATTTTTGTGCGATTTACTTCGCACCCAAGCGCAAAGAAAGTGTGCATGACCATGCAAAAATGAACGGCGTTATCGATTTGGCGGTAGAACGATATGTTGAGTTAGCTGAAGAATCGCAAGCTGATTTTAAAGGCTTATTAGTTAATTTTAGAAATATGTATAGCTTCTTATCACAAGTGATGCCTTATCAAGATACTGATCTTGAGAAGCTCTATACCTATTTACGTTATTTATTAAATAAACTACCAAGGGATGTTTCAGGTCCTGGCTATAAGGTAGATGGAGACGTTGAGCTTGAGTATTATCGTTTACAAAAAATCAGTGAAGGCTCGATAAACTTGGAATCTGGCAATGCTGATGATTTAGGTGGACCTTCTGATGTGGGTACAGGCACTTCCACCAAAGAAGAAGTTCCATTGTCTGAATTAGTAAGAGTATTCAACGAAAGATTTGGTACTGACTTTACCGAAGCTGACCGTTTGTTCTTTGAACAAATTGAGGAAGAAGCATTTGAAAGTGAAGACCTTAAAGAAGCTGCTTCAGCAAACAGCTTTAACGATTTTTCATCGATATTATCAAAGGTTTTTGAGAACATATTAATTGACCGTATGGAAGGTAATGAAGAGATTTTTGAGCGTTTAATGGGTGACGCTGATATACGCAACATTGCTATTAATAAAATAGCTAAGAGCTTGTATAATAGGTTCAGGAAGAAGTGA
- a CDS encoding phospholipase D-like domain-containing protein: protein MQNTLNLETNTFNQLWDILEPQLINLFESSNYSDFILSEPSIEFDFPYVNNVDKIKSYLLALMINNNMAFEDILSELVYFFYKTTQDHKLFFVQLNHLLIPYGYKFSFNENSFSFRPTLTVSHSKNGFGLVKNEDREEITMACLHNAREEIWMNMYTITHKTFIYKIIDKHHQGINCDIFIDENGNNLTAYDLFRRNGVNCEYVDSHDKTCIFDNEIVLIGSQNISQNAFQKYESLYIHRDKNFALQKKNDFKRNEKLIFKEKK, encoded by the coding sequence ATGCAAAATACATTAAATTTAGAAACAAATACATTTAATCAATTATGGGATATTTTAGAGCCACAATTAATTAATTTATTTGAATCATCAAATTACAGTGATTTTATTTTAAGTGAGCCAAGTATAGAATTTGATTTTCCTTATGTGAATAATGTAGATAAAATTAAGTCTTATCTTTTGGCTTTAATGATAAATAACAATATGGCCTTTGAGGATATTCTATCTGAATTAGTGTATTTTTTTTACAAAACAACTCAGGACCATAAATTATTTTTTGTTCAATTAAATCATCTTTTGATTCCGTATGGATATAAGTTTTCATTTAACGAAAATAGCTTTTCATTTCGACCCACATTAACTGTTTCTCATTCAAAAAATGGATTTGGTCTTGTCAAAAATGAAGATAGAGAAGAAATTACGATGGCATGCCTACATAATGCTCGTGAAGAAATTTGGATGAACATGTATACTATTACTCACAAAACATTTATTTATAAGATAATAGACAAACATCATCAAGGTATTAATTGTGATATTTTTATAGATGAAAATGGTAATAATTTGACAGCTTATGATTTGTTTCGTCGGAATGGAGTTAATTGTGAGTATGTAGATTCTCATGATAAGACCTGTATCTTTGATAATGAAATTGTTTTAATAGGTTCGCAAAATATATCTCAGAACGCTTTTCAAAAATATGAAAGTTTGTATATCCATAGAGATAAAAATTTTGCTCTACAGAAAAAAAATGATTTTAAAAGGAATGAGAAATTAATATTTAAAGAAAAAAAATGA
- a CDS encoding restriction endonuclease subunit S: MEYLAYPKYQETGIDWLGEIPEHWSFRKLRYYSKQVSTGTTPSGDSYFEDATEDWFTPSDFDDRRLELVNSNRKINISALEQGAVKVFPADSVLVIGIGATLGKIGLSKAPFSCNQQINVIIPDDILDSQFLAYSLQVKIEVMKIISNATTIGIMNQNKTKLIDICAPAIDEQKVITAFLNYKTQQIDQLIEKKKALIERLEEQRIAVITKAVTKGLDENVKLIPSGVDWLGDVPEHWEIKRLKFVGSAIMGLIYDPKDIVNKGEGHLVLRASNIQEGKMVNKDNVYVDMPVPDKLVTRRDDILICSRNGSRALIGKNALIEEEFKGSSFGAFTTVFRSDINDFLYFVFNSSLFSYQAGKYLTSTINQLTIDVINSFEVPIPDKAERKEIVIYLKEKLKKLDRSKQSTLNLIHKLKEYRSAIITSAVTGKIDVRDIDIPEDVA; encoded by the coding sequence ATGGAATATTTAGCTTATCCTAAATACCAAGAAACTGGGATAGATTGGTTAGGTGAGATACCAGAACATTGGAGTTTTCGAAAATTACGTTATTATTCAAAACAAGTTTCAACAGGCACGACTCCATCTGGTGATAGCTATTTCGAAGACGCAACTGAAGATTGGTTTACTCCATCTGATTTCGATGACCGAAGATTAGAACTGGTTAACTCTAATCGTAAAATTAATATATCAGCACTGGAACAGGGAGCAGTAAAGGTCTTTCCTGCTGATTCAGTGTTGGTAATTGGGATAGGCGCAACACTTGGGAAAATTGGATTATCAAAAGCTCCCTTTTCTTGCAATCAGCAGATTAATGTAATCATCCCTGATGATATTTTAGACTCTCAATTTTTGGCGTACTCGTTACAAGTTAAGATTGAAGTAATGAAAATAATATCCAATGCAACAACAATTGGAATTATGAATCAGAATAAAACTAAGTTAATTGATATATGTGCTCCAGCCATAGATGAACAAAAAGTAATAACAGCGTTTTTAAATTATAAAACTCAACAAATTGATCAATTAATTGAAAAGAAAAAAGCGTTAATTGAAAGATTAGAAGAACAACGTATTGCAGTGATCACTAAAGCTGTTACCAAAGGACTTGATGAAAATGTCAAGTTAATACCTTCAGGTGTTGATTGGTTAGGGGATGTGCCGGAGCATTGGGAAATCAAAAGACTTAAGTTCGTTGGTTCTGCAATTATGGGCTTAATTTATGACCCGAAAGATATTGTAAATAAAGGAGAGGGGCATCTTGTTCTTAGAGCTTCGAATATACAAGAAGGGAAAATGGTGAATAAAGATAATGTATATGTGGATATGCCTGTACCAGATAAATTAGTCACTCGCCGTGACGATATTTTGATTTGTTCTAGAAACGGTAGCAGAGCATTGATTGGGAAAAACGCTTTAATTGAAGAAGAGTTTAAAGGTAGTTCTTTCGGCGCTTTTACAACAGTTTTTAGGAGTGATATCAATGATTTCTTATATTTCGTTTTCAATTCGAGCCTGTTTTCTTACCAGGCAGGTAAATATTTAACAAGCACAATTAATCAATTAACTATAGATGTTATTAACTCATTCGAAGTGCCAATTCCTGACAAAGCTGAACGTAAGGAAATTGTAATTTATCTAAAAGAAAAACTTAAAAAGCTAGATAGATCAAAACAATCAACACTTAATTTAATTCATAAGTTAAAAGAATACAGATCTGCAATTATCACGTCGGCAGTAACAGGAAAGATAGATGTTCGAGATATTGATATTCCTGAGGACGTCGCATAA